A single Staphylococcus muscae DNA region contains:
- the mntC gene encoding manganese ABC transporter substrate-binding lipoprotein MntC, whose product MKRILTLCIIALVLTACSFNNQSSHDKVKVVATNSILADMVKNVAGDKAEVHSIVPIGQDPHEYEVKPKDIQALTDADVVVYNGFNLESGNGWFEKALKQADKSLDDQSVVRASKSVKPIYLKQGNKSEDMIDPHAWLSIKNGVQYAKNIQQALIKADDKHKDHYMKHGDAYIKKLEALSDKSQDKFNDIPKEQRAMITSEGAFKYFAQQYDITPGYIWEINTESQGTPQQMKQAIDFVKQHHIKNLLLETSVSDKSMKSLGEETNAKIFGTVYTDSIGKKGTDGDSYYKMMESNIDTIHQSMVKNNE is encoded by the coding sequence ATTAAACGAATACTTACACTATGCATTATCGCACTTGTATTAACTGCATGTAGCTTTAACAACCAATCATCTCATGATAAAGTGAAGGTGGTCGCAACAAATTCTATTCTAGCTGATATGGTTAAAAATGTAGCGGGAGACAAAGCGGAAGTCCACAGCATTGTCCCAATCGGTCAAGACCCACATGAATATGAAGTAAAACCGAAAGATATTCAAGCTCTAACAGATGCTGATGTTGTCGTGTACAACGGTTTTAATTTAGAAAGTGGAAACGGCTGGTTTGAAAAAGCGTTAAAACAAGCTGACAAATCACTTGATGATCAATCTGTCGTCCGCGCTTCTAAATCAGTCAAACCTATCTATTTGAAGCAAGGTAACAAATCAGAAGATATGATTGACCCACACGCTTGGCTCAGCATTAAAAACGGCGTTCAATACGCTAAAAACATTCAACAAGCACTTATCAAAGCAGATGATAAACATAAGGATCACTATATGAAACATGGTGATGCCTACATTAAGAAATTAGAAGCGCTTAGTGACAAGAGTCAAGACAAATTCAATGATATTCCTAAAGAGCAACGTGCAATGATTACGAGTGAAGGTGCGTTCAAATACTTCGCACAACAATATGACATTACGCCTGGTTACATTTGGGAAATTAACACGGAGAGTCAAGGAACGCCTCAACAAATGAAACAAGCAATTGATTTTGTGAAACAACACCACATCAAAAATTTACTTCTTGAAACAAGTGTCAGCGATAAGAGTATGAAGAGTCTCGGAGAAGAAACAAATGCCAAAATCTTTGGTACTGTTTATACTGACTCTATCGGTAAGAAAGGTACTGATGGCGATTCATACTATAAAATGATGGAAAGTAATATCGATACAATCCATCAAAGTATGGTTAAAAATAACGAATAA
- a CDS encoding metal ABC transporter ATP-binding protein — protein sequence MLSINGLDLYLGRKHILKNITLQLPLRGELIGIMGPNGSGKSSLIKSIIGELPADGTITLNQQPIKQCLTDITYIPQKSQLDLEFPINVEDLVLSGCYHDAGWFKRIPKEMKQRRDTLLHELSLYELRKRPLNALSGGQLQRVFIARALMSESQIYLLDEPFVGIDFKSEAIILEKLETLKAQGKLILIVHHDLATAMQYFDRILLLNQSVQFFGKSTEALKPEHIESVFLNQQPLIDSDKRTQHRKESTHHVVRPTSL from the coding sequence ATGCTTTCGATAAATGGATTAGACTTGTATTTAGGTCGTAAACATATCTTGAAAAATATTACATTACAACTCCCGCTTCGTGGAGAATTGATAGGCATCATGGGACCGAATGGTAGCGGAAAGTCATCGCTTATCAAATCTATCATTGGGGAGCTTCCAGCCGACGGTACAATCACACTTAATCAACAACCGATTAAACAGTGTTTAACAGATATCACTTATATTCCACAAAAGTCTCAACTTGATTTGGAATTCCCTATTAATGTAGAAGATTTGGTGTTATCAGGCTGTTATCATGATGCTGGCTGGTTTAAACGAATACCTAAAGAGATGAAACAACGACGAGATACCCTTCTACATGAACTCTCTCTCTATGAATTGCGAAAGCGTCCACTCAACGCTTTAAGTGGTGGACAGTTACAGCGGGTATTTATTGCACGTGCACTCATGTCTGAGAGTCAAATATATCTTTTAGACGAACCTTTTGTTGGCATTGATTTTAAAAGTGAAGCGATTATTTTAGAAAAATTAGAAACACTAAAAGCACAGGGAAAGCTGATTCTCATTGTTCATCATGATTTAGCGACAGCGATGCAATACTTTGATCGCATTTTACTATTAAATCAATCTGTACAATTTTTCGGTAAAAGTACAGAAGCTTTGAAACCTGAGCATATCGAATCTGTATTTTTAAACCAACAACCGCTGATAGACTCAGATAAACGCACACAACATAGAAAGGAGTCCACACATCATGTCGTTCGTCCAACATCTCTTTGA
- the mnhC2 gene encoding Na+/H+ antiporter Mnh2 subunit C — MNIILLIVIGFLVFIGTYMVLSRNLIRIVIGIAIYTYAGNIIIMSMGEYTVDKKEPLIVSGYENYVDPLLQAIVLTAIVIGFAITAFLLVLVYRTFKVTKEHEIDVLTRGEDDE; from the coding sequence ATGAATATTATCTTACTTATCGTTATAGGCTTTTTAGTATTCATTGGCACTTATATGGTGCTCTCCCGCAACTTGATACGGATTGTGATTGGTATAGCGATTTATACGTATGCCGGCAATATCATCATTATGAGTATGGGTGAATATACAGTTGATAAAAAGGAACCATTGATTGTATCGGGATATGAGAATTATGTAGATCCATTATTACAAGCAATCGTGTTAACAGCGATTGTCATTGGCTTTGCGATTACTGCCTTTTTACTTGTACTCGTGTATCGTACTTTTAAAGTAACGAAAGAACATGAAATTGATGTGTTAACGCGAGGTGAAGATGATGAATGA
- a CDS encoding monovalent cation/H+ antiporter complex subunit F: MISAWTEFFLSSALVLFAVSLVVALFRLIKGPTTADRVVAFDAISAIVMCIVGVLSVLFGTVSFLDSVLLIAIISFLSSITISRFIEGGNVFNGNNKRNF, encoded by the coding sequence ATGATTTCAGCATGGACAGAGTTTTTCTTATCATCTGCACTCGTTTTATTTGCAGTATCATTAGTTGTAGCATTGTTTCGTCTCATTAAAGGTCCTACAACTGCAGACAGAGTTGTTGCCTTCGATGCAATTAGTGCAATTGTCATGTGTATTGTAGGGGTACTCAGCGTGTTATTCGGGACAGTCTCTTTCTTAGACTCAGTTCTTTTAATCGCGATTATTTCGTTCTTAAGTTCCATAACGATTTCTCGCTTTATCGAAGGGGGGAATGTGTTCAATGGCAACAATAAACGAAATTTTTAA
- a CDS encoding monovalent cation/H+ antiporter subunit B yields the protein MKENDLVLKTVTHVVVFIILTFGFYLFFAGHNNPGGGFIAGLVLSSAFILMFLAYDVAQVLEALPIDFRLISLVGALTSIGTAVAPVFFGKNVLYQHDWYVDFPYFGEVHLSTITLFEFGILLIVVGTVVTTILSLSGGRS from the coding sequence ATGAAAGAGAATGATTTAGTATTAAAGACTGTGACACATGTTGTCGTCTTTATCATTTTAACGTTTGGCTTCTACCTGTTTTTTGCCGGCCATAATAATCCGGGTGGTGGCTTTATTGCTGGATTAGTACTCAGTTCGGCATTTATCTTAATGTTTTTAGCTTATGATGTGGCACAAGTATTGGAGGCACTACCGATTGATTTTCGACTGATCAGTCTTGTCGGAGCACTAACATCAATAGGGACAGCGGTAGCACCGGTCTTCTTCGGAAAAAATGTACTATATCAACATGATTGGTATGTAGATTTTCCTTATTTTGGAGAAGTACACTTGTCGACAATCACACTGTTTGAATTTGGTATTTTACTTATCGTTGTCGGGACAGTAGTGACAACAATCTTATCATTGAGCGGAGGGCGATCATGA
- a CDS encoding tyrosine-type recombinase/integrase, with amino-acid sequence MKCVDPITNYEDIQKMYILLKSQSQRDYLLFKFAIHTGIKLNELLNLTVLDVMQDQNEVIMHWEACCSQEIHVVLPEILRQEIKHYIEAEKLTSQDLLFQSKRTKKGLSRQQAYRIVHAAAQEVDIPHVGLTTLRKTFAYHTYRSGVSVSIIQKYLGHQTAQETRKFIGVPKEGAHTMIALNL; translated from the coding sequence TTGAAATGTGTGGATCCGATTACGAATTATGAAGATATACAGAAAATGTATATCCTTTTAAAATCACAGTCGCAGAGAGATTATTTACTGTTTAAGTTTGCCATTCATACAGGTATTAAGTTGAATGAACTACTCAATTTGACTGTTTTAGATGTGATGCAAGATCAAAATGAAGTGATTATGCATTGGGAAGCATGTTGCTCTCAAGAAATACATGTCGTATTACCAGAAATATTGCGACAAGAAATAAAACATTACATTGAAGCGGAGAAGCTAACCTCTCAAGATTTATTATTTCAATCTAAAAGAACAAAGAAAGGCTTGAGCCGTCAGCAAGCATATCGCATTGTTCATGCTGCTGCTCAAGAAGTAGACATTCCCCATGTAGGATTGACAACGTTACGAAAAACATTTGCTTATCATACATATCGTTCAGGTGTCTCTGTCTCAATTATCCAAAAATATTTGGGGCATCAAACTGCACAGGAAACGAGAAAATTTATCGGTGTACCTAAAGAGGGCGCACATACGATGATTGCACTTAATCTATAA
- a CDS encoding metal ABC transporter permease: protein MMSFVQHLFEYQFLSRAMLTAILVGIVCGVVGCIIILRGLSLMGDAMSHAVLPGVALSFLFNIPMFFGALITGMLSSVLIGYISDRSKTKKDAAIGITFTAFLASGIILISVIHSATDLYHILFGNILAITQSAFYTTLFVSIIVVSLIVILYRPLKVSTLDPVFSRMSGLNTTMLHYFVMLLLALVIVASVQTVGVILVVALLVTPASTAYLITNKLSTMMMTSCLFSVISATVGIYLSFIFNLPSGAVIVLIATLLYVATFIIAKFIQSNHKGAYQTT, encoded by the coding sequence ATCATGTCGTTCGTCCAACATCTCTTTGAGTATCAGTTTTTATCACGTGCCATGTTGACCGCTATACTCGTCGGCATCGTATGTGGTGTAGTCGGTTGCATCATCATCCTTCGTGGTTTATCCCTCATGGGTGATGCGATGAGTCATGCCGTGTTGCCAGGTGTTGCATTGTCTTTTCTATTCAATATTCCAATGTTCTTCGGAGCACTTATCACTGGAATGTTGAGCAGTGTTTTAATTGGTTATATCTCTGATCGTTCTAAAACAAAAAAAGATGCTGCCATCGGAATTACTTTCACAGCATTTTTAGCATCAGGGATTATTCTGATCAGCGTCATCCATAGCGCAACAGATCTGTATCATATTTTATTTGGTAACATTTTAGCGATTACACAATCGGCATTCTACACAACTTTATTTGTCAGCATCATTGTAGTTTCACTGATTGTTATCCTGTATCGACCATTGAAAGTTTCAACCCTCGACCCTGTTTTTAGTCGTATGAGTGGGTTGAATACAACAATGCTTCACTACTTCGTGATGCTGCTATTGGCACTTGTGATTGTAGCAAGCGTACAAACAGTCGGTGTGATTCTCGTCGTTGCATTACTTGTCACACCTGCATCAACCGCTTATCTCATCACAAATAAGCTTTCAACAATGATGATGACGTCTTGTTTATTCAGTGTCATCAGTGCCACAGTTGGTATTTACTTAAGCTTCATATTCAACTTACCAAGTGGTGCTGTTATTGTACTAATCGCAACATTGCTATATGTAGCCACATTCATCATAGCAAAATTCATTCAATCTAATCACAAAGGAGCGTATCAAACAACATGA
- a CDS encoding metal-dependent transcriptional regulator, producing MLSEEKEDYLKAILAHDGVKTYVSNKTLSQFLNIKPPSVSEMLGRLEKGGYVEIIPYKGVKLSPLGLRFTLDVIKRHRLIELFLIEVLGYTWEEVHAEAEVLEHRVSPLFVDRLDALLNYPETCPHGGVIPRDDSFEEYYRTSLLEYDEGDTVVIRRVRDKTDLLVYLSSKGMSIGDTVTIKCKDETNQLLEMQTNEEAVILSYSNAMVIFGERA from the coding sequence ATGTTATCGGAAGAAAAGGAAGACTATCTCAAAGCAATATTGGCTCATGATGGTGTGAAAACATACGTATCAAACAAAACACTTTCACAGTTTTTGAACATTAAACCTCCATCAGTGAGTGAGATGCTAGGACGATTGGAAAAAGGGGGATATGTTGAAATCATACCGTATAAAGGTGTGAAGTTATCGCCGCTTGGTCTGCGTTTTACATTAGATGTCATTAAGCGTCATCGTTTGATCGAATTATTTTTAATAGAAGTGTTAGGGTATACATGGGAAGAAGTACATGCAGAAGCAGAAGTCTTAGAACACCGTGTGTCTCCATTATTTGTTGATCGATTAGATGCGTTATTAAACTATCCAGAAACATGTCCACATGGCGGTGTTATCCCTAGAGATGATTCATTTGAAGAGTATTACCGTACATCATTATTAGAATATGATGAAGGAGATACTGTAGTTATTCGACGTGTACGAGATAAGACAGACTTACTTGTCTATTTATCAAGTAAAGGGATGTCTATCGGGGATACTGTGACAATCAAGTGCAAAGATGAGACAAATCAATTGTTAGAAATGCAAACGAATGAAGAAGCAGTTATTTTGAGCTATTCCAATGCAATGGTAATCTTTGGAGAAAGAGCATAA
- a CDS encoding DUF4040 family protein — protein sequence MLIGLLITLLIVMLLLIVMMKWETKQLPGYIALLAPIIASGVFLYHIPKVWNEHYVTEIYQWLPTYDINLVLRLDGLSLFFGLLISLIGVAVFFYATQYLSYEHDDLPRFFTYLILFMFSMIGIVLSNNTIILYVFWELTSVSSFLLISYWYDRSESQNGAMTSFMVTVLGGLAMFVGFMMLYVVTGTNTITKQIAMREEIASHSLFIPIIVLLLLGAFTKSAQFPFHFWLPKAMAAPTPVSAYLHSATMVKAGIFLLMRFTPILGYSDFYTYSVTFVGLITMIYGSYTAIRQSDLKGILAYSTISQLGMIMSMVGLGGGIAKATDSAMLEMYAYIMFAAIFHLFNHALFKATLFMGVGLIDHEMGTRDIRYLGGLRRYLPLTMVAMFAASLSMAGVPLLNGFISKEMFFEGLIHASELSAFNRILTAVIIAIGFIASIFTFIYALNMIKVTFFGEAQGKQHVHEPKWFILPAAILALTLPIVFFVPDWIGTKLIQPAFSSVVANVETAEMAPHLAVWHGFNIPLMMSLAVIVIGTFVVLRVDLKQYLVTKPEKWTIPKMLERSGHSVESYSGWGLRALMNNRLNYYIVVTFIFYFAINLYGLYRVGVPELYRIEVTDYHLFHVLLLLTIILIGIALIFIRQRLTMVILTGGIGYAVALFFILMRAPDLALTQLVTETITTVLFIVSFSRLPNIPRGQFNLKRESVKITISLMTAITVVGLVFIIQQADALETISVYYHDAYEKSGGKNIVNAILGDFRALDTMAEGIVLVIAGFGIYTLLNYKDRRGQDERE from the coding sequence ATGTTGATTGGTTTACTCATCACGTTATTAATCGTGATGCTACTTTTAATAGTGATGATGAAATGGGAAACGAAGCAATTACCAGGATATATTGCATTGCTTGCTCCAATAATTGCTTCAGGTGTGTTTCTATATCACATTCCCAAAGTATGGAATGAGCATTATGTCACTGAAATATATCAGTGGCTACCAACGTATGATATTAACTTAGTATTACGGTTAGATGGTTTGAGTTTGTTCTTCGGACTACTTATCTCTCTGATTGGTGTGGCTGTATTCTTCTATGCGACACAGTATCTATCTTATGAACACGATGATTTACCTCGATTTTTTACCTATCTTATTTTATTTATGTTTAGTATGATCGGAATTGTTTTATCTAACAATACAATCATATTGTATGTTTTTTGGGAGTTAACAAGTGTTTCATCATTTTTACTTATCAGTTATTGGTATGACCGTTCAGAAAGTCAAAATGGTGCGATGACATCATTTATGGTTACAGTGCTTGGTGGTCTAGCCATGTTTGTCGGTTTTATGATGTTATATGTGGTGACAGGAACGAATACAATAACAAAACAAATCGCAATGCGTGAAGAAATTGCATCGCATTCACTCTTTATCCCAATTATTGTTCTATTGTTGCTAGGCGCTTTCACAAAGTCAGCGCAATTTCCATTTCATTTTTGGTTGCCGAAAGCGATGGCAGCACCGACGCCAGTCAGTGCTTATCTACATTCAGCAACGATGGTTAAGGCGGGTATCTTCTTGTTAATGCGCTTTACACCGATATTAGGGTATAGCGATTTTTATACGTATAGTGTGACATTTGTTGGTTTGATTACGATGATTTACGGCTCATATACAGCGATACGTCAAAGTGATTTAAAAGGAATTCTAGCTTATTCTACAATAAGTCAGCTCGGTATGATTATGTCGATGGTCGGTCTTGGTGGCGGTATCGCTAAAGCGACTGATAGTGCAATGCTTGAAATGTATGCTTATATCATGTTTGCTGCTATCTTTCATTTGTTTAACCATGCTTTGTTTAAAGCGACACTCTTTATGGGTGTTGGTTTGATTGATCATGAAATGGGGACACGTGATATTCGTTATTTAGGTGGGTTACGACGCTATTTACCATTGACGATGGTTGCAATGTTTGCCGCGTCTTTATCAATGGCAGGTGTCCCACTGCTAAACGGTTTTATTAGTAAGGAAATGTTTTTTGAAGGTTTGATTCATGCGAGCGAACTGAGTGCATTCAATCGTATTTTAACGGCTGTCATTATTGCCATTGGCTTTATTGCGAGCATTTTTACATTTATCTATGCGTTAAATATGATCAAAGTAACTTTCTTTGGAGAAGCGCAAGGCAAACAACATGTTCACGAACCGAAATGGTTTATCTTGCCAGCTGCAATTTTGGCGCTTACTTTACCGATTGTGTTCTTTGTACCAGACTGGATAGGGACGAAGCTGATTCAACCAGCATTCTCTAGCGTTGTTGCCAATGTAGAAACTGCCGAAATGGCACCACATCTTGCAGTGTGGCATGGCTTTAATATCCCGCTGATGATGAGTCTTGCGGTGATTGTAATTGGGACATTTGTTGTATTACGAGTTGATTTAAAACAATATTTAGTGACAAAACCTGAAAAGTGGACGATTCCTAAAATGTTAGAACGTTCAGGCCATTCGGTAGAATCGTATTCAGGCTGGGGTTTACGTGCATTGATGAATAATCGATTGAACTATTATATTGTAGTGACATTTATTTTTTATTTTGCAATTAATTTATATGGATTATATCGTGTCGGTGTGCCAGAATTGTACCGCATTGAAGTGACCGACTATCATCTTTTCCATGTATTATTACTTTTGACAATTATTCTGATAGGGATCGCATTGATTTTTATTCGTCAGCGATTAACGATGGTTATTTTGACAGGAGGTATTGGATATGCTGTTGCATTGTTCTTTATCTTGATGCGTGCGCCAGACTTAGCGTTGACACAACTTGTGACAGAGACGATTACGACGGTGCTCTTTATCGTTAGTTTCTCGCGACTTCCAAATATTCCACGTGGACAATTCAATTTGAAACGTGAATCTGTAAAAATTACGATATCATTGATGACAGCCATTACAGTAGTTGGCCTTGTTTTTATAATCCAACAGGCAGATGCGTTAGAAACGATCTCTGTTTATTATCATGACGCCTATGAAAAGTCTGGTGGTAAAAATATTGTCAATGCAATTCTTGGTGACTTCCGTGCACTTGATACGATGGCAGAAGGAATTGTGCTTGTGATTGCAGGTTTCGGTATTTATACATTACTAAACTATAAAGATAGGAGAGGTCAAGATGAAAGAGAATGA
- a CDS encoding Na+/H+ antiporter subunit D, whose product MNDNLLALPLLIPLVGALLVGLFNKQLKLARRFSLFVLFSGFVVSLYMLIYVMRHQPIVLDFSGWPAPFGIQYVGDALSLLLVTTTFFVVWSIVMFGFGRGEKRASRYYLPTFILFLTTGVIGSFLTSDVFHLYVMFEIMLLASFVLVTLGQSVEQLRASIIYVVLNVIGSWIFLVGISLLYRQVGTLNFTHIAIRIQEMDDPTAIHLVAMSFIVAFGSKAALVLFMWLPKAYAVLNTELAALFASLMTKVGAYALIRFFTLIFNQSGNIVEPLLVFMSCVTMVIGAVGTIAYKDIKKIAAYQVILSIGFVIFGLGTNTVEGINGAIFYLMNDMVVKALLFLVIGIIVYTTGYRQYRHLKGLAKKEPWLGIAFVVVTLAIGGVPPFSGFPGKLLIFLGAVEHQHYIGLSLMIITSLIAMFSLFRVFFHMYTGNEVKGAVIEYKPIKPVRKHIILFLTTVTLLLGLMAPAIIQVTDLATKMNMDVQMYEEMVNPDLRGGH is encoded by the coding sequence ATGAATGATAACTTACTAGCTTTACCGCTCCTGATACCACTTGTCGGAGCATTATTAGTCGGCTTATTTAATAAACAACTGAAGTTAGCGCGTCGTTTTTCACTGTTTGTGTTATTTTCTGGATTTGTCGTGTCATTGTATATGTTAATTTATGTGATGCGCCATCAACCAATCGTGCTAGATTTCTCAGGATGGCCAGCGCCATTTGGTATCCAATATGTCGGAGATGCTTTAAGTTTACTTCTTGTGACGACAACATTTTTCGTTGTCTGGTCGATTGTAATGTTTGGATTTGGGCGTGGAGAAAAACGTGCGAGTCGTTATTACTTACCGACATTTATTCTGTTCTTAACAACAGGTGTTATCGGTTCATTTTTAACATCTGACGTGTTCCATCTGTATGTGATGTTTGAAATTATGCTACTCGCATCATTTGTATTAGTGACACTAGGCCAATCTGTTGAACAATTACGTGCCAGCATTATTTATGTCGTATTGAATGTGATTGGTTCATGGATCTTTCTTGTAGGTATCAGTCTGTTGTATCGACAAGTGGGGACATTGAACTTCACTCATATTGCGATACGCATTCAAGAGATGGACGATCCAACTGCAATCCACCTTGTTGCTATGTCATTCATTGTAGCATTTGGTTCAAAAGCAGCATTGGTATTGTTTATGTGGTTACCAAAAGCATATGCTGTGTTGAACACAGAACTTGCAGCATTGTTCGCATCATTGATGACAAAAGTAGGTGCATACGCACTGATTCGATTCTTCACGCTGATCTTTAATCAAAGTGGCAATATTGTTGAACCCTTACTTGTCTTTATGTCCTGTGTAACGATGGTGATTGGTGCAGTCGGCACAATTGCATATAAAGATATTAAGAAAATAGCGGCTTACCAAGTTATCTTGTCGATTGGTTTCGTCATATTCGGTTTAGGAACCAATACAGTAGAAGGTATTAACGGTGCAATTTTTTATCTGATGAATGACATGGTTGTGAAGGCATTATTATTCTTAGTCATTGGAATTATTGTTTACACGACAGGATATCGTCAGTATCGTCATCTTAAAGGACTTGCGAAGAAAGAGCCATGGCTTGGTATTGCATTTGTCGTTGTCACTTTAGCAATTGGTGGCGTACCACCATTCAGTGGATTTCCCGGGAAATTATTAATTTTTCTAGGTGCTGTGGAGCATCAGCATTATATTGGATTATCATTGATGATTATTACAAGTTTAATTGCGATGTTTAGTCTTTTCCGTGTCTTCTTCCATATGTATACAGGTAATGAAGTGAAAGGCGCAGTGATTGAATACAAACCAATCAAACCTGTTCGTAAACATATCATCTTATTTTTAACAACTGTGACTTTATTGTTGGGCTTGATGGCACCAGCAATTATCCAAGTGACAGACTTAGCGACAAAGATGAATATGGATGTACAAATGTATGAAGAAATGGTTAATCCAGACTTGCGAGGGGGTCATTAA
- a CDS encoding Na+/H+ antiporter subunit E gives MRQVGLNMMIAILWVLFQDEDAFRFPTFFFGYLIGLIVIYLLHKFFGQEFYPKKIWVSFKFLMIYLYQLFTSTFSIANYVLFRTNKMAPGLVRYETKLESDWAITFLTIMIIITPGSTIIRVNRDPNIFLIHAIDLTDKERKSLLKSIKQYEALILEVTK, from the coding sequence ATGAGACAAGTTGGTTTGAATATGATGATCGCTATCTTATGGGTGCTATTTCAAGATGAAGATGCCTTTCGCTTTCCTACATTTTTCTTCGGCTATCTCATTGGATTAATTGTCATCTATTTGTTGCATAAGTTTTTCGGACAAGAATTTTATCCGAAAAAAATCTGGGTATCGTTTAAGTTTTTAATGATTTATTTATATCAATTATTCACATCGACCTTTTCAATTGCGAATTATGTTTTATTTCGTACGAATAAAATGGCGCCTGGTCTAGTACGCTATGAAACAAAACTAGAATCAGATTGGGCGATTACTTTCTTGACGATTATGATTATTATTACGCCGGGATCAACGATCATTAGAGTTAATCGAGATCCAAACATATTTTTAATTCATGCCATTGATTTAACAGATAAAGAGCGTAAAAGCTTATTGAAGAGTATTAAACAATATGAAGCACTTATTTTGGAGGTGACGAAATGA
- a CDS encoding Na+/H+ antiporter subunit G, producing the protein MATINEIFKLVAAIMVFAGSLIALISAIGVVRFRDVFLRIHAATKASTAAVLLTLVGVFIYFIFAQGYVGVRTLLALVFINITSPVGGHLVSRAAYRTGAYMYQKDANSGDADLNEDDIDEEKKRQIRIEKRAKRRKKVYSRLDK; encoded by the coding sequence ATGGCAACAATAAACGAAATTTTTAAGTTAGTTGCAGCGATTATGGTATTTGCAGGGAGTTTGATTGCCTTGATTAGTGCTATTGGTGTTGTGCGATTCAGAGACGTTTTTTTACGTATTCACGCAGCAACAAAAGCATCGACGGCAGCAGTGTTGTTAACGCTTGTAGGGGTTTTTATTTATTTTATCTTTGCTCAAGGCTATGTCGGTGTTCGAACCCTGCTCGCACTTGTATTCATTAATATCACATCTCCCGTCGGTGGACATCTCGTGTCACGTGCTGCCTATCGTACAGGAGCATATATGTATCAAAAAGATGCGAATTCAGGAGATGCAGACTTGAACGAAGATGATATTGATGAAGAAAAGAAACGTCAAATACGTATTGAAAAACGTGCGAAACGCCGTAAAAAGGTTTATTCTCGATTGGATAAATAA